The DNA sequence CCCGTACGTTTCGGGGATTTCCGGGGGGAGTTGGGGGCGCGAAACGGCCCTGAAACGATCATTATTCGGCCTCGATGATGCGTTGGTGACACGTGAGTATTTGGACTTCCTCGTTGGAATGTTATACTATGAGGGAGTCGTTATGTATTACCGGCGTCGACCACACTTATGGACACATCCGCGGAGGTTACCGGGCTTCTTCATGCATGGGCTCATGGAGATCCCGATGGGCTCGGGGTCTTGATTCCGTCCGTTTACGATGAACTGGTTCGAATTGCCCGCCGGCGACTGCGGGGTGAACGCGCGCATCACACGCTGAACACGCACGGCCTGGTGCACGAAGCTTATGAACAGCTGGCGGCGCTCGACATGGTGAATTGGGAGGGGCGTTCGCATTTTTTTGCCGTGGTCACCCAGATCATGCGACACATCCTGGTTGATCATGCCAGGGCGCGGCTGGCGTCTAAACGAAAGGGGGATCATGTACACGTCGCCCTGGATGACCATCTGGAGATTGGTGAAGAGACGGCATCGCTCCTGCTCGATCTGGAAGAGGCCTTAACCTGTTTACAGTCCGTGAATCCTCGTTGGGCCCAGGTGATTTCCTTTCGCTTTTATGGCGGGTTTTCTGCGGAAGAGACGGCCCGTGAATTATCCATCTCTGTGGCAACCGCGAACCGCGACTGGCAACACGCGCGGGATTGGTTGAATCAGGTGATGGCGGACGGACGTGATGCCGCCCGCCCTGTGCTCTAAAGGGAAAAGAAGATGGCGGATCAGGATGATCGCGCATATGGTCTGTTCGCGAAGGCGCTCACCTGGCCCGAGGGTGAACGCGCCGAACGTTTGGACGCGGTTTGTGGGGATGATGATGGGTTAAAAGAACGCGTTTGGGCGCTAATCGCCGGCGTGGGCCGGCCTGGCGTTTTTGATGGGCTGATCGCACAAATGGAACAGCAGACGACGCCCTCCTCAAAAATGGATGTGCCGGCCCGGATCATCGATAAATACGAGATCCGGGATGCGCTGGGCAGCGGCGGCATGGGGGTGGTGTACCGGGCCTTCGACACGCGGCTCAGGCGAGAGGTGGCGCTGAAGTTTCTGCGCGAGGACCTGACGGCCGATCCCGATGCCAAAGCCAGGCTGCTCGTGGAAGCGCAGGCGGTCGCCAGCCTGGAGCATCCCAATATCTGCACGATATACGAGGTGGGCGAAACGGCCGAGGGGCTGCTCTACCTCGCGATGCCCTGCTACGAAGGGGAGACATTACGGGCGAAACTAGAACGAGGTCCGCTACCCCTGGCGGATGCGGTGGGTTACGTTGGCCAGGTTGCGGTTGGACTGCAGCGCGCGCACGCCGCCGGCATCGTACACCGGGACGTCAAGCCGGCCAACATCCTCGTCACCACCGACCGCATCGTCAAAATCCTCGACTTCGGGGTCGCCAGGCGCGCGGAATCCCAATTGACCAGTGTCGGAGCGCAGCTCGGAACGTTGGCCTATATGAGCCCGGAGCAGCTCCGCGGTGAACGGGTGGACCACCGGGCCGACATCTGGGCGCTGGGTGTCGTCTTGTTCGAGCTGTTGACAGGGCAGCGTCCGTTCCAGGGCGAGTATCACTACGCCTTGATGTATGCGCAGTTGAATGAAGATCCGATGTCTCTGCGAACCCTCCGGCCAGAGGTCTCGCCAGCGTACGAGACCCTGATCAACCGATCACTCAGCAAAACGGCGGACGGGCGTTGGCCCGATCTGGCCGCGTTTCTTGTGGCGCTGGAGGCCGCATCCGCGCCGCCGGCCGCGAAGGCGTCCGAGCCGGCAGCCGTTCCTCGCCCCCTGCTCTCGAAAGAGGGCGAGCGCCGGCAAGCCTCCCTACTCCTGATGGTTCTGGGAGGATATGCGCGACTGGCGGAGGAATTACCCCCGTCGGAACTGGAGCAAAAGCATCAATCGCTCCTCCGGGAGGTCGAGCAGATCGTGGGAGCCCATGCCGGCCTGACCTACCGGTTTTCCGGAGAAGAGCTGATTATCCTGTTTGGTCTGCCGGAAGTCCATGAAGACGACGGCCTGCGCGCGGTGCGCGCCGCCACGGCGTTACACGCCGTCATGGGTGATCTGGCGCCGCAGTCGGTCATTACCAGCGGCATGGTGGTCGCGAGGACTACATCGGACGGGAGCGTTCCCTTCGAACTCACGGGTCCGCTGCTGAGCCGGGCCCAGCGCATGGTAGCCCGGTTGGAAGAAGGGGGTATCCTCGTGGATGGGGAGACGTTCCGGCTCGTTCGCTCCCGGTATCACCTCGCGCCGCTGGGGGCCATCTCGGTGGGACGGGGAGAGCCCGTGCCTGTGTATCGGGTGGAGGATGAACGGCGATCGACGCAGCCGCTTCCCGCCGACCTCCGTTTGACGGCCTTTGCGGGCCGGCAGCGCGAAATGGATACGATGGTGCGCTGTTTCGACCGGGTGCGGGGGGGCGAGGGACAGTTCGTGACGTTAAGCGGCGAGGCCGGCCTTGGGAAGAGCCGGCTCCTGTTCGAGTTTCGGGAATCGATCGGCCAGGAGCATGTGGCGCTGCTGATCGGGCGCTGCCAGTCCCAGGCCAGCCGTACCCCTTATTTCCCGTTTATCGACGTGTTGCGCATGGCCGCCGGGGTCGACGCGATAAAGCCGACGGATATCGATGCCGTTCGGGTGGTCGACGCGGTCCGGCACATCGGGGATGTGCTGGAGCCTTACTTGCCGGTGTTGCTCCGGTTGATGGGTCTGGAGCACCCCGACTTTCGCATACCCGCTGCCATGGAGGGAGAACAGCTGCATCGGGCCGTGATGGAAAGTCTGACGGCTTTTCTGACGACCCTGGCCGGCCATCGGCCCCTCGTGGTGGTTCTGGAGGACTGGCACTGGGCCGATGAGGCCTCGCGCAATGCCCTCGCCCTTGTCGTGGACCTGCTCTCTTCCCACCGGATCCTCGTGCTGCTCACGTATCGGCCGACGTTTGTGCCAGATTGGGGGCAGCCCGAGTGCCACGTCCCGATCCGCCTCCGTCCGCTGGAGGCGTTGGAAATCGAGGCCATGATGGCGTCGATGCTGGATGTGACGGAGGTGCCGCGCGATATCGTGAACACACTTATGGAGCGCACCGAGGGGAATCCGTTTTTTCTGGAGGAGCTGTTGAACTCGCTCCAGGAACTACGCGTGCTTTCGGTGGCGGACGGCCGGCTCCTCACGGCCGGCGCCATCGACCAGATCACCATTCCCGCCACCGTTCAAGCCGTGCTGCGCACCCGTATCGATCGCCTTTCGACCGAGGCGCGGACGCTGCTGCTGGCCGCGTCCGTCGTGGGGCGCACGTTTACCTTGCCGCTTTTACAGCGCGTCCTGCCCGAACAGGGTGGGCTCGACGCCTTGCTGGACGGCATACGGCAGACGGGGCTTGTCCAGCAGACCAAGGTGCTCCCGGAAATCGAATACCGGTTTAAACATGCGCTCGTGCAAGACGTGGCCTACGACACCCTCCTCGCCCATCAGCGCAAGCGCTTGCACGGGGCGGTGGGCGAGGCCATCGAGGTGTTATATCCGGAGCGCGCGAACGAACAACCCTTTATGCTCGCCCTACACTTCGCGGAGGCGGAACGCTGGGAGCTCGCCGTGCGGTATGCGAAGCTAACCTCGGAGAAGGCCTGGCAACTCGTGCAATACACGGAAGCCCTGGCGATCAATCAGTCGCTTCTGTCCTGGCTCGACCGCGCCCCGACCACCGCCGAGACGTGGCGTTTACGGCTCGACGTCCTGTTCGCCAACGAGACCATTTTCGAAGGTCTTCATTTTATGGACGAACGACGCGCCTGCCTGGAGGCCATCGAATCGATTATCCAGGCGGAAAAAGACCCCCTGTTGGAATGTGAGTGGTTGTGTCGAAAAGGTGATTTTCTGATCGAGACGATCAACTACGAAGAGGCTCGGATCGTACTGGATCGTGCTGTTGCTCTTGCCGAAGCGGAACACGCCAATCCTCTATTAGGTCGAGCCTTGCGGAGTGTCGGATGGTTGTACTTGCGACAGGAAGACTTTCCAGCGGCCCTTCAGATAAGCCAGCGCGTACTCGAGCTATCGGAACACACATTTACCCCGGAGGAGACCATCGGTGCACTCTTTAATCTCATCTCGATTACGACCAGGATGGGTGATTTTGAGGGAGCACGAGCCTATCTCGACACGGCGCTCAGCCGTTCGACATGGAAAAGCGCCTGGCAACACGCCGCTCTGTTGCAAGCGAAAGCCAAGTATGAGTACGCAATGGGTGAAGTTGAAGCGGCTATTGCTTCCTACAAGGAGTCCTTCGTTGACTGGGAAGCCATGTATGCCGATGGGAAGAATATGTCACCGAAGGGTACGTTCTTCCGATTTTCACTAAACCATCAGGGCCTGGCGGAGATTCTGCGCAGAGAGGGTAGGACAACGGAGGTCGAACAGTTGTATCTAACCGCAATAAATTTACAACGCAAGTCCTCTCTGCGCCGGCCGGGTGAATTGGCCGAATTACTCCTGGTGACTGGAAACTTCTACATGCATAATGGACGTTTTCGGGAGAGTGCGGAGCTCCTCGAAGAGGCCTACTCCATCTTTGAACGATTGCAGATTCGGGATTTGCTCCTCTCCGTTTGCACCAGTCTGGCCATTTTGTATGAACGCATTGAAAACTACCCGGGCGCCATGGTGCACTGGGAACGAGTCGATGAGCTCTCCGTGCAGCTCGGCGACCGGCGCAAGCGTTTTCTCGCGCTGGAGGGCAAAGCGCGTCTGGCGCGGGCTCAGGGGCGAGATGCGGAAATAGTCAGAGATCTGTACAACACCGCGCTTGATTATGCCTCACTGGATGGATTCGAGGAGGAACGCGGTCAGCTACTGAATACAATGGGAATTCTCGATTGGGAGCAAGCAAGGTTTGAAAGCGCCCTCGGGTTTTTTCAAGAGGCGTATCACCTCTATGATCAAAAAGCGGATGCCGTACACGCCGGCCTGATGCTGAACTCCGTCGCATCCACTCAGCTCAAACTCGGCAAAAACGATGAGGCACTAGAAACGTTAATCGAGGCCCTTCGCCTCCACGAACAGACGGGGGAACGCACGCTCAAGGCCCACGCCCTGGCTATGTTGGGAGACGCGCACCGCACGCAAGGGGCTTTCGACAAGGCCCTGGAAGCCTACGGCCGCTCCCTCGAAGTGCGCTGGGCGCTGGAGGATCGGGCCGGCGAGGGATGGATGTTGGAACGTATCGCACAAATCCATACGTTGCGTGGGGAGCACGAACAGGCCCGGAAATCGGCACAAAAAGCCCTCGATATCGCCACGGAGACCGGGGAACGAACGTTACAGGTGGCCTGTATTAACCTCCTGAATCAATTGGCCCTCTTGAATAACTGATCTTACGCAGGTTTCGCGATCTTGTCCTGCTGAGCCTCGCGAAGCATCTGTATGAAACGCGAATCCCTACTAATAACGGCATTGGTTGCGTTTTAGACAGATCCTTCACTGAGTTCAGGAGGACATGTTCAGGCTTAGCGTGTAACGTCAATGCCTAAGTTGTCCTCACCATCAAACAGCCAAAGCGATGCCACGGTATATCATTGAACGTAATATCGAGGGGCTCCAGGCTCCTTCCGTAGAGGCGCTTTACGGGGATGGGAGAAAATCCGTTGAAATCGGGCGCGAACTGGGCATCATGTGGATTCGGACCTACATGTCGGAAGCGGAAGGGAAGATGTATTGTGAATACGAGGCAGCCAGCCCCGAATTGCTGCTCGAACACGCCCGTCGTATGGGCATTCCGGCCGACAAGATCTCGGAAGTGAAGCTCGAAATCAACCCGGCCATGTTCGTTTGATCGGGTGCACGTTTATTCAAAAGCCCCGTAGGTCGGGTTAGGCCAAAGGCCGTAACCCGACCCACGCTCATGTATGTCTTACGCCGGCACGATGTTTTGATTCATTCGGAACATGTTCTCGGGGTCGTATTGCGCCTTGATGGATTGCAACCGCCCGTGGTTGCCGCCAAACGAGTTCTTGATTAGCGATTGCCCCTCTTCAAGGGCGCCCGGGAAATTGAAGTACATCTGCCCGTTGGAGAACCGCTGCGTGTCGTTCCAGTACGCCCGCGCCCAAGCGAGTTGCGCGTCGTCTTCGGAGGCTTTGTCCCAGAGGTTGTCGATGCTCAGCAGGAAAGGCGCGTTCCGGTTGCCGAACCCGGTGGCCGACGCCCCCGGGCGGGCGATGGCGCCTCCCATGAGCCGGATGCTGGTGAGGGCTTTCGGGGAGGTGCGTGCCGCCTGATGGCTCAGGATCGCATCGATAGCCTGGTCGCCGAGGCTGTTCAGGAAGGCCGATTTAAAGTAGTACCGTCCGCCTTTCGGGAAAAAGGGATCGAACATCCCCTGCAGGACAATCCACGGGATCGGGCCGCTCATATCAAAGAACGGCGTGCCTACTTCACGCAGCGCTTGGAGGCGTTGCCGGCCCTCCTCGACGCCTCCCGCATAGACGCCGGCCAGCATCACGAACGCCCGGCCCCAGATCGCCTCGGGGAATGGAGCCGATTGAGGTACCGTCCACAAAATAGCATCCGTGGTCACCTCGTCCGGCAGACTCGGCACGAGGTCGCGCCAGGCGCGCAGCACCTTGACGCCATCCTCCAGCGGATACATGGCGGCGGCGAGCATCACCTCGGGGCCCAGCGGAAATGCCCGGTATTCGAAGGAGGTTACGATCCCGAAATTCCCGCCTCCGCCGCGTATCGCCCAGAACAAGTCGGGGTTTTCCGTTTCGCTGGCCGTCAGATACCGTCCGTCGGCGGTTACGATGTCCACCGATAACAGGGCGTCGATGCTCATGCCGTATTTGCGCCGCACCCAGCTATAGCCGCCGCCGAGGGTGAGGCCGGCAATGCCCGTATCGGCCACGACACCGCCCGGGACCACCAGCGAAAAGGCCTGGCTCTCCCGGTCGACATCCCCCCACGTGCAGCCGGCCTGAGCCCGCAAGGTTCGCGCAACAGGATCGACGCGGATGCCGCGCATGAGGGACAGGTCGATCATCAACGTCCCGTCGTAGGCGGCGTGACCGGCCATGCCGTGGCCGCCGCCTTTTACCGTAAATAACAGCTTGTGCTGCCGGGCAAACTGGATAGTGGCGATCACGTCGGACGGGCCTTTGCAGCGGACAATCAATCCGGGGTGGCGGTCGAACATCCCGTTCCATAACTTGCGGTCCTCGTCGTAGGAGGCGTCGGTGGGGAACACGAGGTGTCCTCGCAGGACGCCGGACAGGGTGGCGAGCGCGTCGGCAGAGAGGGTCGTCGTGCCGGATTCGCGGAGACGGAGCGTGGCGTTGGTCATGGCTGGATGGGTAAAGTGGATGGGGATCTACCTTATGCAGCGAGAAAATCACGCGAATCCTATCACGCGGCACGCATTTTTTTCGAGAAAGTGAGTAGTCGTGGATGGATAGATGCGGCCCGAGTCCGAACTCGGGCTAAAACAAGTAAGTCAGCCTCACCCGCACGTTGCGGGGATTTCCGGGTGTAAAATGGAGCTCGGAAACCGGGCCGGCCTCGCCGCGCAGGCGGGATTCGGTGTCGAGCTGGGCTTCGTTCCACGCGACATCGAGGGCGTTTTCGAGCGCGAGCAGCAGAAGGGAAAGCAGACGGCTCATATGACAGGGAGCAAGGTGGATAGCTGTGCACCGGTTGACGACGGGTGCGGTTGAATATCCAACTTCGAGTTCAATTCTGCACGGAAAGAAGATCAAGAAATGCTCAAGCATCGCTCGTTCCACAGCGGTGTCATCTCAACAACCTGCTGGAGAATTGCTCGCCGGTGCGTACCTTGGCTATGCGAATTATCCGATAGTCCCGCATGTATACTAAGTTCGCCGATATGCTCAATGCGGCCCGCCAGCGTCTGTTCGTCGGCAGGAAGGCAGAGCTTGACCTGTTCGACGAGGCGCTCACCGGTGGGAGTCGACCGTACGCCGTGTTATTTGTTTACGGTCCCGGCGGGGTCGGGAAGACATCGCTCTTGCAC is a window from the Rhodothermales bacterium genome containing:
- a CDS encoding ECF-type sigma factor, which gives rise to MDTSAEVTGLLHAWAHGDPDGLGVLIPSVYDELVRIARRRLRGERAHHTLNTHGLVHEAYEQLAALDMVNWEGRSHFFAVVTQIMRHILVDHARARLASKRKGDHVHVALDDHLEIGEETASLLLDLEEALTCLQSVNPRWAQVISFRFYGGFSAEETARELSISVATANRDWQHARDWLNQVMADGRDAARPVL
- a CDS encoding tetratricopeptide repeat protein, with the protein product MADQDDRAYGLFAKALTWPEGERAERLDAVCGDDDGLKERVWALIAGVGRPGVFDGLIAQMEQQTTPSSKMDVPARIIDKYEIRDALGSGGMGVVYRAFDTRLRREVALKFLREDLTADPDAKARLLVEAQAVASLEHPNICTIYEVGETAEGLLYLAMPCYEGETLRAKLERGPLPLADAVGYVGQVAVGLQRAHAAGIVHRDVKPANILVTTDRIVKILDFGVARRAESQLTSVGAQLGTLAYMSPEQLRGERVDHRADIWALGVVLFELLTGQRPFQGEYHYALMYAQLNEDPMSLRTLRPEVSPAYETLINRSLSKTADGRWPDLAAFLVALEAASAPPAAKASEPAAVPRPLLSKEGERRQASLLLMVLGGYARLAEELPPSELEQKHQSLLREVEQIVGAHAGLTYRFSGEELIILFGLPEVHEDDGLRAVRAATALHAVMGDLAPQSVITSGMVVARTTSDGSVPFELTGPLLSRAQRMVARLEEGGILVDGETFRLVRSRYHLAPLGAISVGRGEPVPVYRVEDERRSTQPLPADLRLTAFAGRQREMDTMVRCFDRVRGGEGQFVTLSGEAGLGKSRLLFEFRESIGQEHVALLIGRCQSQASRTPYFPFIDVLRMAAGVDAIKPTDIDAVRVVDAVRHIGDVLEPYLPVLLRLMGLEHPDFRIPAAMEGEQLHRAVMESLTAFLTTLAGHRPLVVVLEDWHWADEASRNALALVVDLLSSHRILVLLTYRPTFVPDWGQPECHVPIRLRPLEALEIEAMMASMLDVTEVPRDIVNTLMERTEGNPFFLEELLNSLQELRVLSVADGRLLTAGAIDQITIPATVQAVLRTRIDRLSTEARTLLLAASVVGRTFTLPLLQRVLPEQGGLDALLDGIRQTGLVQQTKVLPEIEYRFKHALVQDVAYDTLLAHQRKRLHGAVGEAIEVLYPERANEQPFMLALHFAEAERWELAVRYAKLTSEKAWQLVQYTEALAINQSLLSWLDRAPTTAETWRLRLDVLFANETIFEGLHFMDERRACLEAIESIIQAEKDPLLECEWLCRKGDFLIETINYEEARIVLDRAVALAEAEHANPLLGRALRSVGWLYLRQEDFPAALQISQRVLELSEHTFTPEETIGALFNLISITTRMGDFEGARAYLDTALSRSTWKSAWQHAALLQAKAKYEYAMGEVEAAIASYKESFVDWEAMYADGKNMSPKGTFFRFSLNHQGLAEILRREGRTTEVEQLYLTAINLQRKSSLRRPGELAELLLVTGNFYMHNGRFRESAELLEEAYSIFERLQIRDLLLSVCTSLAILYERIENYPGAMVHWERVDELSVQLGDRRKRFLALEGKARLARAQGRDAEIVRDLYNTALDYASLDGFEEERGQLLNTMGILDWEQARFESALGFFQEAYHLYDQKADAVHAGLMLNSVASTQLKLGKNDEALETLIEALRLHEQTGERTLKAHALAMLGDAHRTQGAFDKALEAYGRSLEVRWALEDRAGEGWMLERIAQIHTLRGEHEQARKSAQKALDIATETGERTLQVACINLLNQLALLNN
- a CDS encoding DUF4242 domain-containing protein produces the protein MPRYIIERNIEGLQAPSVEALYGDGRKSVEIGRELGIMWIRTYMSEAEGKMYCEYEAASPELLLEHARRMGIPADKISEVKLEINPAMFV
- a CDS encoding FAD-binding oxidoreductase; its protein translation is MTNATLRLRESGTTTLSADALATLSGVLRGHLVFPTDASYDEDRKLWNGMFDRHPGLIVRCKGPSDVIATIQFARQHKLLFTVKGGGHGMAGHAAYDGTLMIDLSLMRGIRVDPVARTLRAQAGCTWGDVDRESQAFSLVVPGGVVADTGIAGLTLGGGYSWVRRKYGMSIDALLSVDIVTADGRYLTASETENPDLFWAIRGGGGNFGIVTSFEYRAFPLGPEVMLAAAMYPLEDGVKVLRAWRDLVPSLPDEVTTDAILWTVPQSAPFPEAIWGRAFVMLAGVYAGGVEEGRQRLQALREVGTPFFDMSGPIPWIVLQGMFDPFFPKGGRYYFKSAFLNSLGDQAIDAILSHQAARTSPKALTSIRLMGGAIARPGASATGFGNRNAPFLLSIDNLWDKASEDDAQLAWARAYWNDTQRFSNGQMYFNFPGALEEGQSLIKNSFGGNHGRLQSIKAQYDPENMFRMNQNIVPA